In a genomic window of Allomeiothermus silvanus DSM 9946:
- a CDS encoding NUDIX hydrolase, protein MCKNLRQGEDVSVVGAGGVVFNQAGEVLLLRDRMGYWVFPKGHVDQGESLEQAAIREVQEETGIQAQVLTELSPTRYTNNKGIQREIHWFLMRGEGKARLEPGMTGVGFFAPEEAMRLLAFPDDLGLLHEALKLVGGAL, encoded by the coding sequence ATGTGCAAGAATCTAAGGCAGGGTGAGGACGTGAGCGTTGTAGGAGCTGGAGGAGTGGTTTTTAATCAAGCGGGTGAGGTGTTGCTTCTGCGGGATCGCATGGGCTACTGGGTCTTCCCCAAGGGACACGTAGATCAAGGAGAAAGCCTCGAGCAGGCTGCGATCCGCGAGGTCCAAGAGGAGACCGGAATCCAAGCTCAGGTGCTGACCGAGCTCTCCCCCACCCGCTACACCAACAACAAAGGAATCCAGCGGGAAATCCACTGGTTTTTGATGCGCGGCGAGGGAAAAGCCCGGCTCGAGCCCGGCATGACCGGGGTAGGCTTCTTTGCACCCGAGGAGGCCATGCGGCTACTTGCCTTTCCCGATGATCTAGGGTTGTTGCACGAAGCCCTGAAACTGGTAGGAGGTGCGCTTTGA
- a CDS encoding DUF1028 domain-containing protein, whose protein sequence is MTPIATFSLVARDPATGDLGVAVASKFLAVGFVVPWLEAGVGAVATQSYANPRFGPQGLALLKAGAGMDEVLTTFRRTDPGLETRQFGLVSAQGESLSFTGKDCHAWAGGQAGPNYAAQGNILAGPEVVQALVETFHSRTDLPFPERLTAALLAADRAGGDKRGRQSAALVVVGAGKGYGGMDRWIDLRVDDHPDPCAELERLLGIHRLLFSKPQSSSLLLPEDIAWIQALLGREGRYAGAVSGIWDEATEKAFAELMGIENLEERYPGGPYLDPEALRYLKGKFGSADPKR, encoded by the coding sequence ATGACCCCCATCGCTACCTTCTCGCTCGTGGCCCGCGACCCTGCCACCGGTGATCTGGGCGTAGCTGTCGCCAGCAAGTTCTTGGCCGTGGGCTTCGTGGTACCCTGGCTCGAAGCCGGAGTGGGAGCGGTCGCCACCCAGTCGTATGCCAATCCCCGGTTTGGCCCGCAAGGGTTGGCCCTACTGAAAGCCGGAGCAGGGATGGACGAGGTGCTCACCACCTTCCGCCGCACCGATCCGGGCCTCGAGACCCGTCAGTTTGGCCTGGTGAGCGCCCAGGGCGAAAGCCTCAGCTTTACCGGCAAGGACTGCCACGCCTGGGCCGGGGGCCAGGCGGGCCCCAATTACGCCGCCCAGGGCAATATCCTGGCCGGGCCGGAGGTGGTACAGGCGCTGGTAGAGACCTTCCATAGCCGAACAGACCTGCCCTTCCCGGAGCGCCTGACGGCGGCTTTGCTGGCCGCCGACCGAGCCGGAGGGGACAAGCGCGGACGGCAGTCGGCGGCCTTGGTGGTGGTGGGAGCGGGCAAGGGCTATGGCGGGATGGATCGCTGGATCGACCTGCGGGTGGACGACCACCCCGACCCCTGCGCCGAGCTCGAGCGCCTCTTGGGAATCCACCGCCTGCTTTTCAGCAAGCCGCAAAGTTCCTCTTTGCTTCTGCCCGAAGATATCGCCTGGATCCAAGCCCTGCTGGGCCGAGAAGGGCGCTATGCCGGGGCCGTGAGCGGAATCTGGGACGAGGCCACCGAGAAAGCCTTTGCTGAGTTGATGGGGATCGAAAACCTGGAGGAGCGCTACCCCGGCGGGCCCTACTTAGACCCAGAAGCCCTGCGCTATCTGAAGGGGAAATTTGGCTCGGCAGATCCTAAGCGCTAA
- a CDS encoding thiamine diphosphokinase, producing the protein MIRFAILLSGPLVPTAQLKAQLAGARAIAADGGMAHAAPLGLEPELWVGDFDSSPPELLQRYAHVPRQVHPTAKDKTDGELALEAALARGARELWLLGALGGRTDQTVNHLNLALRLAEQGLRVRLSSGTEEAYPLLPGKLRLELAPGTRLSVVGLSDLEGLSLQGVRWPLSGARVELGSSLTLSNEALGPVGLELSKGHGAVFVYLDPSA; encoded by the coding sequence ATGATCCGCTTCGCCATTCTCCTTTCCGGGCCGCTAGTGCCCACCGCTCAGCTGAAGGCTCAGCTAGCCGGGGCTCGAGCCATCGCTGCCGACGGCGGCATGGCCCACGCCGCCCCGCTCGGCTTGGAACCCGAACTCTGGGTGGGCGACTTCGACTCGAGCCCCCCCGAGTTGCTCCAGCGCTACGCCCACGTCCCTCGCCAGGTCCACCCCACCGCCAAGGATAAGACCGACGGCGAACTCGCCCTCGAGGCGGCCTTGGCCCGCGGGGCCCGTGAACTTTGGCTGCTAGGCGCTTTGGGTGGACGCACCGACCAAACCGTGAACCACCTCAACCTGGCCCTCCGGCTAGCGGAGCAGGGCCTAAGGGTACGGCTCTCGAGCGGAACCGAAGAAGCTTACCCACTGCTACCCGGAAAGCTCCGGCTCGAGCTAGCCCCGGGAACCCGGCTCAGCGTGGTGGGCCTTAGCGACCTGGAGGGTTTGAGCCTCCAAGGGGTGCGCTGGCCGCTCAGCGGGGCGCGGGTGGAGCTGGGCTCGAGCCTCACCCTCTCCAACGAGGCCCTAGGCCCGGTAGGGCTCGAGCTTTCCAAGGGCCACGGCGCGGTCTTCGTCTATCTCGACCCCTCAGCCTAA
- a CDS encoding ABC transporter ATP-binding protein — MLRVEDVRKSYPGFVLRATLEVPLGQTLALLGPSGSGKSTLLRLVAGLETPEAGRITFGDTDLTPLPPERRGVGLVFQDYALFPHLTVYENIAFGLREGRWNEARIESRVREMLELTHLSPHARKRPEALSGGERQRVALARALAPEPRLLLLDEPLGALDLRLREELLLELRDILRRTTVTALVVTHDQAEAFLLADRVTVLRAGRVVQSGSPEGLYLRPQDVWTARFLGHRNVLSAPESRSLGLPEVPHLVPPAALEIGEGHPARVLERLFYGSRVGLWLEYRGLRLYWEGPDPGLKEGQATDLTIRFEHLLALNEEAA, encoded by the coding sequence GTGCTGCGGGTGGAGGACGTGCGCAAAAGCTACCCCGGTTTCGTCCTCAGGGCCACCTTGGAAGTCCCTCTGGGGCAGACCCTGGCCCTCCTAGGGCCCTCGGGTTCGGGGAAGAGCACCCTGCTGCGGCTGGTAGCGGGCCTCGAGACCCCGGAGGCCGGGCGGATTACCTTTGGCGATACCGACCTCACCCCACTTCCTCCCGAGCGGCGGGGGGTGGGGTTGGTATTCCAGGACTACGCCCTCTTCCCGCACCTCACCGTCTACGAAAATATCGCCTTCGGCCTGCGGGAGGGGCGCTGGAATGAAGCCCGCATCGAGTCTCGGGTACGGGAGATGCTCGAGTTGACCCACCTCTCCCCCCACGCCCGCAAACGCCCCGAAGCGCTCTCCGGGGGTGAGCGCCAACGGGTGGCCCTGGCCCGGGCCCTGGCCCCCGAACCCCGGCTGCTCTTGTTGGATGAGCCCCTAGGGGCCTTGGACCTGCGGCTTCGGGAGGAGCTTTTGCTCGAGCTACGGGACATCCTGCGGCGTACCACGGTTACGGCCTTGGTGGTGACCCACGACCAGGCGGAGGCCTTCTTGTTGGCCGATCGGGTGACGGTGCTGCGCGCGGGTCGGGTGGTGCAGTCGGGCAGCCCGGAGGGGCTCTACCTCCGGCCCCAGGACGTCTGGACGGCGCGATTCTTGGGGCACAGAAACGTCCTAAGCGCCCCGGAGAGCCGAAGCCTGGGCCTGCCCGAAGTCCCTCACCTGGTTCCCCCGGCGGCCCTGGAGATCGGGGAAGGACACCCTGCTCGGGTGCTGGAGCGGCTGTTCTACGGGAGCCGGGTGGGGTTGTGGCTGGAGTACCGGGGGCTCAGGCTGTACTGGGAAGGCCCCGACCCGGGGCTAAAGGAGGGCCAGGCCACCGATCTTACGATCCGCTTCGAGCACCTTTTGGCCCTCAACGAGGAGGCGGCATGA
- a CDS encoding response regulator has translation MAATLLVVDDEPHMRLLATRILSNAGYQVFQAAHGAEALEVLLQHPEIRLVVTDIAMPVMDGLELLQKLAVRGTPPVVVISARSSQRDEEMALGLGAKAFLAKPFRGEELLRLVAAELHGGGGSG, from the coding sequence ATGGCTGCGACCCTCCTCGTGGTAGACGACGAACCCCACATGCGCCTATTGGCGACCCGCATCCTTTCCAATGCGGGGTATCAGGTGTTTCAAGCCGCCCATGGGGCTGAGGCGCTGGAAGTCTTGCTGCAACACCCGGAGATCCGATTGGTGGTTACCGATATCGCCATGCCGGTGATGGATGGGCTCGAGCTGCTGCAAAAGCTGGCCGTGCGGGGAACTCCCCCGGTAGTGGTGATCTCGGCCCGCAGCAGCCAGCGCGACGAGGAGATGGCCCTTGGGTTAGGGGCCAAGGCCTTTTTGGCCAAACCCTTTCGCGGGGAGGAACTGCTCAGGCTGGTTGCGGCTGAGCTGCATGGAGGGGGAGGGTCAGGCTGA
- a CDS encoding ATP-binding protein — MFRWRKAPAEPAAVMAALHEALLSDVELKPVLHNLLSATTRQLGAERASIFLYHPAEQNLRGEVASGVNQTVTTITLPLSRKGPVQEAFFAPPEGIAKEGDYLLPIVLQAAPSGGNPYCWVTPERSCTISPKATKLNRALVCPSCRHFGVMGVLSLEGQFQEGTRELMPLIARSTALAVRNARVYEEVTESRARLAQRSRQLELVSALSRQVVRNLDLGAILETLAVRLHKDFGYYRVTVAVNQNDLLQGFLTVKEGQVYSTHGHSRIHIPIQGSSDPMAQAARLRRPVLATKGQLPPWVESESMAFVPITAFSPTFLEPGKPAQTQTDMEVLGVVAVDHGPKGTEVAVEDLWYVQLLCNTAGVAIKNARVYAEQARLSEALALERSKLTEALEQMGDGVIVLEEDRGFANRLAREALGLEREVGLGDLPDYLYPALEGRELEVELAGRAFSVLGTREGRLRVLVLHEITQRKLAEQAIRESEARNRAILQAIPDMLFVVNQEGRIQEYKSAREEPLSVPGQFFLGRTLSEVLPPEAANRAMEALHTALTQGSLLFFEYQIRTDGRLRDYEGRAVQIAPQQGLLIIRDVTPQKDAERIKSEFIAAVSHELRTPLAAIMGFAELLTSGEIPLEEGQEFLRIIYDNGRRLKNMVDNLLDSSRLEAGRFEVYKRPVQLEETLRGVADSFTGVAQLSQVEFHREIPPLPPVEADPDRIGQVMGNLLSNAFKFTPKGGRVTLRAMLEGDSLKIEVEDTGPGIPESERSRLFQRYGRTQSAVSRGVSGTGLGLYISKAIVEAHGGRIWVESEVGKGTTFSLTLPLHAAQPQPA, encoded by the coding sequence ATGTTTCGCTGGCGCAAAGCCCCCGCCGAACCTGCCGCGGTGATGGCAGCCCTGCACGAGGCGCTGCTCTCGGACGTGGAGCTCAAGCCGGTGCTGCACAACCTGCTCTCGGCCACCACCCGCCAACTGGGCGCCGAGCGAGCCTCGATCTTTCTCTATCACCCGGCTGAACAGAACCTGCGGGGGGAGGTAGCCTCGGGGGTCAACCAGACCGTCACCACCATCACCCTGCCGCTCTCGAGGAAAGGCCCCGTCCAAGAGGCCTTTTTCGCTCCGCCTGAGGGGATCGCCAAAGAAGGTGATTACCTGCTGCCGATCGTGTTGCAGGCGGCTCCTTCGGGCGGAAATCCCTACTGCTGGGTCACTCCGGAGCGCTCCTGCACCATCAGCCCCAAGGCCACCAAGCTCAACCGAGCGCTAGTCTGCCCCAGTTGCCGCCACTTCGGGGTGATGGGGGTGCTCTCGCTTGAAGGCCAGTTCCAGGAGGGAACCCGCGAACTGATGCCGCTTATCGCCCGCTCAACCGCCCTGGCGGTGCGCAACGCCCGGGTCTACGAGGAAGTAACCGAAAGCCGCGCCCGGTTAGCCCAGCGGAGCCGCCAGCTCGAGCTAGTCAGCGCGCTCTCCCGCCAAGTGGTGCGCAACCTCGACCTGGGGGCTATTCTCGAGACCCTGGCGGTGCGGCTGCACAAGGACTTCGGATACTATCGGGTGACCGTCGCAGTCAACCAGAATGACCTTTTGCAGGGTTTCCTCACGGTCAAGGAAGGGCAGGTCTACAGCACCCACGGGCATAGCCGCATCCACATCCCTATCCAGGGCTCGAGTGACCCCATGGCCCAGGCCGCCCGCCTGCGCCGCCCGGTACTCGCTACCAAGGGCCAGCTCCCCCCCTGGGTGGAAAGCGAGAGCATGGCTTTCGTGCCCATTACCGCCTTTTCGCCTACATTTTTGGAGCCTGGAAAGCCTGCGCAGACCCAGACCGACATGGAGGTACTGGGGGTAGTAGCGGTGGATCACGGCCCCAAGGGCACCGAGGTGGCGGTGGAAGACCTGTGGTATGTGCAGCTTTTGTGCAACACCGCGGGAGTAGCCATCAAGAACGCCCGGGTCTACGCCGAGCAGGCCCGGCTCTCCGAGGCCTTGGCCCTCGAGCGCAGCAAACTCACCGAGGCGCTGGAGCAGATGGGCGACGGGGTAATCGTGCTCGAAGAGGACCGAGGCTTTGCTAACCGCTTGGCGCGAGAGGCCTTGGGGCTAGAGCGCGAGGTAGGGCTTGGCGATCTGCCCGACTACCTCTACCCCGCGCTCGAGGGGCGGGAACTCGAGGTCGAGCTAGCAGGCCGCGCCTTCAGCGTGCTGGGGACCCGCGAAGGCCGGCTCAGGGTGCTGGTGCTACACGAAATCACCCAGCGCAAGCTAGCCGAGCAGGCCATACGTGAGAGCGAGGCTCGTAACCGGGCTATTCTGCAAGCCATTCCCGACATGCTCTTCGTGGTAAATCAGGAAGGGCGCATCCAGGAGTACAAGTCCGCCCGCGAGGAGCCTCTATCGGTTCCAGGCCAGTTCTTTTTGGGCCGCACCCTCTCGGAGGTACTGCCTCCCGAAGCGGCCAACCGGGCCATGGAGGCTCTGCACACAGCCCTTACCCAAGGCAGCCTGCTCTTTTTTGAGTACCAGATCCGTACAGATGGGCGCTTGCGTGATTACGAAGGGCGGGCCGTGCAGATCGCCCCCCAGCAGGGCCTGCTCATCATCCGCGACGTGACTCCGCAAAAAGACGCCGAACGTATCAAAAGCGAGTTTATCGCGGCGGTCAGCCACGAGCTGCGCACCCCCTTGGCGGCTATTATGGGGTTTGCCGAACTGCTTACCAGTGGGGAGATCCCGCTTGAAGAGGGCCAGGAATTCTTGCGGATCATCTACGACAACGGACGGCGGCTGAAGAACATGGTGGATAACCTGCTTGACTCCTCGCGGCTCGAGGCGGGGCGTTTTGAGGTGTACAAACGCCCGGTGCAGCTCGAGGAAACCCTGCGGGGGGTAGCCGACAGCTTTACCGGGGTGGCCCAGCTCTCCCAGGTGGAGTTCCATCGGGAGATTCCTCCCCTTCCGCCGGTCGAGGCCGACCCCGATCGCATCGGGCAGGTGATGGGCAACCTGCTCTCCAACGCCTTCAAGTTCACTCCTAAGGGCGGGAGGGTCACCCTGCGGGCCATGCTCGAGGGCGACAGCCTGAAGATAGAGGTAGAAGACACCGGACCAGGCATCCCCGAATCCGAAAGAAGCCGGCTGTTCCAGCGCTACGGACGTACCCAGAGCGCGGTCTCGCGGGGGGTATCGGGCACTGGGCTAGGGCTTTACATCTCCAAAGCCATCGTGGAGGCCCACGGCGGGCGGATCTGGGTGGAATCGGAGGTGGGCAAGGGCACCACCTTCAGCCTGACCCTCCCCCTCCATGCAGCTCAGCCGCAACCAGCCTGA
- a CDS encoding cytochrome c biogenesis CcdA family protein, producing the protein MTLTFVSAFFAGLFSFLSPCVLPLVPTYLLYLGGERGRPLFNALFFVGGFGLVFLLLGLPFTLLGNLLAEHKSLLGQVGGVVMILFGAYMFNLFGLKSLFSRGVGLRYQGDTARPWGAFALGVVLALGWTPCIGPILGGILTLTTVEGRGAELLLIYILGLAVPFLLVALFADRAVALIRRTGHLTKWVERGAGAFLMLVGVLLLSGYYTQLNGFFLKITPSWLLERL; encoded by the coding sequence ATGACCCTTACGTTCGTTTCCGCTTTCTTCGCGGGGCTTTTCTCGTTCTTGTCGCCCTGCGTTTTGCCGCTGGTGCCCACTTATTTGCTCTACTTGGGGGGTGAGCGCGGGCGGCCTCTGTTCAACGCCCTCTTCTTCGTGGGGGGGTTTGGGTTGGTGTTCTTGCTGCTGGGGCTGCCTTTCACCTTGCTGGGTAACCTGCTGGCCGAGCACAAGAGCCTGCTGGGGCAGGTCGGCGGGGTAGTGATGATTCTGTTCGGGGCCTACATGTTCAATCTCTTCGGCCTCAAGAGCCTGTTCTCGAGAGGGGTGGGCCTGCGCTACCAGGGCGACACCGCTCGGCCCTGGGGGGCCTTCGCGCTGGGGGTGGTGCTGGCTTTGGGCTGGACGCCTTGCATCGGCCCCATCCTGGGCGGTATCCTCACCCTCACCACGGTGGAGGGGCGGGGGGCCGAACTGCTGCTTATCTACATTCTGGGGCTGGCCGTGCCGTTTTTGCTGGTGGCGTTGTTCGCTGACCGGGCAGTGGCCTTGATCCGCCGCACCGGCCACCTCACCAAATGGGTCGAGCGCGGCGCTGGGGCCTTTCTGATGCTAGTAGGGGTCTTGCTCCTCAGCGGCTACTACACCCAGCTCAACGGCTTCTTTCTCAAGATCACTCCCTCCTGGCTGCTCGAACGACTATAA
- the ccmA gene encoding heme ABC exporter ATP-binding protein CcmA, with the protein MTHSPPQPYLLRAEALSKRYGRDWVIRELDFSLAGGEVVALLGPNGAGKTTLLRLLAGLVRPTAGKVSAQAKVGLLANPPAFYRHLSGEENLAYALRLEDRRVDLGAIHQLLEHVGLPPKKPVLSYSSGMKKRLALARMQLLRPEVWLLDEPEAALDAQGRELLGEIVHQARRGGGVVIATHDRTWIAGLADRQVVLGHTLRGER; encoded by the coding sequence ATGACCCATTCCCCCCCGCAGCCCTACCTGCTCCGTGCCGAGGCTCTCTCCAAGCGTTACGGGCGGGACTGGGTGATCCGGGAACTGGATTTTAGCCTGGCCGGGGGCGAGGTAGTGGCGCTCCTGGGGCCCAACGGGGCGGGAAAGACCACCCTCTTGCGCTTGCTGGCCGGGCTGGTGCGCCCCACTGCGGGAAAGGTGAGCGCTCAGGCCAAGGTCGGCCTTCTGGCCAATCCCCCAGCCTTCTACCGCCACCTCTCGGGAGAGGAGAACCTGGCCTATGCCCTGCGCCTAGAGGACCGCAGGGTTGACCTGGGGGCGATCCACCAGCTCCTCGAACACGTTGGGTTACCCCCCAAGAAGCCGGTGCTCTCTTACTCGAGCGGAATGAAAAAGCGTCTGGCTTTGGCCCGGATGCAACTGCTTAGGCCCGAGGTCTGGCTCCTCGACGAGCCGGAGGCAGCCCTGGATGCTCAAGGCCGTGAACTCCTGGGCGAGATCGTGCACCAAGCGCGCAGGGGAGGCGGGGTGGTGATCGCCACCCATGACCGGACCTGGATCGCTGGGCTGGCCGACCGCCAGGTGGTGTTGGGGCACACCTTGAGGGGTGAGCGGTGA
- a CDS encoding heme exporter protein CcmB yields MRRIFWLAWRDLTLELRGRAGLLAVVFFLTVMLLILGLAFGPYPQDLRKAAPGVLWVALAFAGSLLAGRAFGLEVEDNTLDDLLLTPGGKEWIYFGKLLFQMILLLLVGLILVVFTAGLFYLPLLAWPGFLLTLLLGTLGYASVSTFYAGMLARLRGREVLLPLLLFPIVVPVVLSSVQATIALAQGVPVAEMRHWWQLLLVFDVIYVTVCSLIFPWVLEG; encoded by the coding sequence GTGCGGAGGATTTTTTGGTTGGCCTGGCGCGATTTGACCCTCGAGCTGCGGGGGCGGGCTGGGCTACTGGCAGTGGTGTTTTTTCTCACGGTGATGCTGCTCATTCTGGGGCTGGCTTTTGGCCCCTATCCCCAGGACTTGCGCAAGGCCGCGCCGGGGGTGTTATGGGTAGCGCTGGCTTTTGCCGGGAGCCTGTTGGCGGGCCGGGCTTTCGGGCTCGAGGTCGAAGACAACACCCTGGATGACCTGCTGCTCACCCCGGGTGGCAAAGAGTGGATCTACTTTGGCAAGCTGCTTTTTCAGATGATCCTGCTGCTACTGGTGGGGCTCATCCTGGTGGTGTTCACCGCCGGGCTTTTTTACCTGCCGCTTTTGGCCTGGCCGGGGTTCTTGCTCACTTTGCTCTTGGGTACCCTGGGTTACGCCAGCGTCTCCACCTTCTACGCCGGCATGCTGGCCCGCTTGCGCGGACGCGAAGTGCTGCTGCCGCTGCTCTTGTTCCCTATCGTGGTTCCGGTGGTGCTTTCCTCAGTTCAGGCCACCATCGCTTTGGCCCAAGGTGTGCCCGTAGCCGAGATGCGGCACTGGTGGCAGCTTCTGTTGGTCTTCGACGTGATCTACGTTACGGTGTGTAGCCTTATCTTCCCCTGGGTGCTGGAAGGGTGA
- the ccsA gene encoding cytochrome c biogenesis protein CcsA produces MQTLERTPTTRLDGLTLALLGTGTLAFLVALYFVLTSPPEVSQGYVYRIVFVHISTAWVGYLACFGCLAYSVAYLVTRKPAHDRMAAVMAELILLFMGLTLVQGMLYARPTWGVYWEWEPRLTTTAILFAVYVGYFVLRAAIEDPELRAKAAAAVGILGVINVPISYMSVIWWRSLHQVQSFNLTTGKSQFDPAMLPALLVTLTALTLLFFGFARFKGYLAAQSAHKEVMDG; encoded by the coding sequence ATGCAGACCCTCGAGCGCACCCCCACCACCCGCCTGGACGGCCTGACCCTGGCCCTCTTGGGAACCGGCACCCTGGCTTTTCTCGTTGCCCTGTACTTCGTGCTGACCTCCCCCCCTGAGGTGAGCCAGGGGTATGTCTACCGGATCGTCTTCGTTCATATTTCCACGGCCTGGGTAGGGTACCTAGCCTGCTTCGGCTGTCTGGCCTACTCGGTGGCCTACCTGGTGACCCGCAAACCCGCCCACGACCGCATGGCCGCGGTGATGGCCGAGCTGATCCTGCTGTTCATGGGCCTGACCCTGGTGCAGGGGATGCTCTATGCCCGCCCGACCTGGGGGGTGTACTGGGAGTGGGAACCCCGCCTCACCACTACCGCTATCCTCTTTGCAGTCTACGTGGGCTACTTCGTGCTGCGCGCGGCCATCGAAGACCCCGAGCTCAGGGCCAAGGCCGCCGCTGCGGTGGGCATCCTGGGGGTCATCAACGTGCCCATCAGCTACATGTCGGTGATCTGGTGGCGCAGCCTACACCAGGTGCAAAGCTTCAACCTCACCACCGGCAAAAGCCAGTTCGACCCGGCCATGCTCCCCGCGCTCTTGGTCACCCTGACGGCCCTTACCCTGCTCTTCTTCGGCTTTGCTCGCTTCAAGGGGTATCTGGCCGCCCAGAGCGCCCATAAGGAGGTCATGGATGGATAA
- the ccmE gene encoding cytochrome c maturation protein CcmE: MRPKYILGILVVLAALAYMVFGGLGQNLVYFITPSEYFQQPARYQNRPVRLGGIVKAGTVRYNKDTLELRFVLSDGVSEVLVEARGTPPALFKERQGVVVEGRFQGQSFQGDTLLVKHSESYQAPKAGWTPDQVRKLIEETR, from the coding sequence ATGAGACCCAAATACATCCTCGGCATCCTGGTCGTCCTCGCGGCGCTAGCCTATATGGTCTTTGGCGGTCTGGGGCAGAACCTGGTGTACTTCATCACCCCCTCGGAGTACTTCCAGCAGCCTGCGCGCTACCAAAACCGGCCGGTGCGGCTGGGAGGGATCGTCAAAGCCGGGACCGTTCGCTACAACAAGGACACCCTCGAGCTACGCTTCGTCCTTTCCGACGGGGTTTCTGAGGTTCTGGTGGAGGCCAGGGGTACCCCTCCTGCGCTCTTCAAGGAGCGCCAGGGGGTAGTGGTGGAGGGCCGCTTCCAGGGCCAGAGCTTCCAGGGTGATACCCTCTTGGTAAAACACTCGGAGTCCTACCAGGCTCCTAAAGCGGGCTGGACCCCCGACCAAGTGCGTAAGCTGATCGAGGAGACCCGATGA